A segment of the Mastacembelus armatus chromosome 7, fMasArm1.2, whole genome shotgun sequence genome:
CCacagagcagaagaagagaaaaagtcaTAATTCACCCTCACTCTCGATATTTCCTGTTTCCCCTATAAATCAGGGTCACAGCGTTCAGTCTCTGCTTTAATCTGgcttcatattttttattttattgctcctTCGTTCCTCCCGTCTTCCTCTCTCCAGTTCCCTTGTCTGGAGGCCTATGTTACATATTGCTGTAACCAGGTGGGGGCCAAAGCCCTGCTGGACCAGAAAAAGCATGAGAAAAGAGTGGAGCATTTCTTGCGGCTGTGTCAGGAGTCTTCGTTCAGCAGGAAGCTGGACCTGTGGAACTTCCTGGATCTCCCTCGAAGCCGTTTGGTTAAATACCCTCTACTGCTGAAAGAAATACAGAAGTGCACGCCTCCGGATCATCCTGACGAGGACACGTTACCTGATGCTGTGAGTAAGCAAGCGGATAAAATGGACAATGTGGAAAGTTCACCATTAAAAACGCCATTTCTCCACATGTGCAGTTTATATTCACagtttatgcatgtgtgcagaACATTTGTGCGTCTGACAAACATTTCTCTGCTTAGTTGGAGCTGATCCAGAGCATTGTGGCAGAGGTGAACAAGAAAACAGGGGAGGCTGAGTGTCAGTTCTACAGGCGAGGGCTCACCTACCTTGAAGAGAGCCAGCGACTACCTGAGATCCAGCAGTCCCGCTTCCTGTACTGCCACGGAGAGCTCAAGAACAACAAGGGACAGGTAGGGGTTCACTGTGATGTTTAAGTCTTCTGATGTTGTATTGACCTTTGACTGGTTCTCCTGAGGTTtgtatgatttgtttttatctcaaCTGAAGACTGTGGGTCTCTATAGTCCTGTGCTCCTCTCTGACCCCAGTCTTTTAACTTGCAAGTGTGCTCAATTACCCTTATTTTAAAAGTGCAGCCTGCATAATGTCCTTGATATTGTAATTGTTTTATATGGTCATACTAATAAAGTTATTGCTGTACTATCAGAATAATaggttctttgttttttaaatgtacatttaaatgcattggtaaatgttttcataaaaacatatcTATGGCTTTGTGTTCATCTGTCTTCACTGTCAGCGGCTTCACGTCTTTCTCTTTGAGTTGGCTCTGGTGCTGACCAGACCAGGGGAGGACAGGGACGGAGGtcatgtgttcaatgtgtacaGACAACCACTGCCCAATGCCTTGATCAATCTGGAGGAGATCCCAGATGGGGAGGCAGGTGGAGGGGGCACCTTCAGAGGAGCCTTCACTGGGGGAAATGATAAAGGTACACGTACATacaatatgtaaatgttttattaattgcTAAATTATAAGAACAAAGTGGAACAGAGTTACAACAAATGAGTTTTTCATTATAATCTGTTCTATAATTTAATGTTAAACATTTGAGGCAAATTGTTTTAGCAGCTCATTTGACAGTATAGACAGAAGAGCAGcaaataatctaaaaataatcTGTCTCTTTTCTTAAGAAATGACCTAAAGAGTTATCTGATTGTCAAAATTTTCCTTTAATAATGTTTTGATGATCGACTAAGTAATGTCAGCTCTACAGTAGAGTATAGATACTGTGCTTTGATATATAACATGTGCTTTATTTTGGGTTTATTTGCACCTTTTAATTCATGTTTGCTAGTGAAGTGAGGAATAAAGGTGTTACAGAAAGTCTTGCCACATGACCCCATTACTTGAAGCGAATGTCACAACACCCACACAGTTTCCTTCCtgcccttctctctctgtcctagTGAAGAACTGTTTCCGTGTGAGCAGCAGAGGGCGCTCCAAAGCTCAGTCTTACAGCCTGCAGGCCAACGACTCCTTCAGCAAGCAGCAGTGGATCACCAGTCTGCGCCAAGCGATTGTCCAGTCACGAGACAGGACTGCTCACACCAGCCAGTCGCAGCTCTGCCCCCACCCTGATCCCGCCCTGTATCACATAGCTGAGCTCAGCCTCAGCTCGGACGCAGAAATGGCAGACCATACCAGTCGCTGACTGTCAGACTGATCGTGCCGAGGCCTGTGGAGCCTCTGTTGATGTGTACATTGACTTTGGAGAAAATAAACGGGACTGTTTGTGACAGATGATTGTGTTTAGACATACACATAAAACGCCTACGTGGTTCATATTTTTCTTGCTCTTTCTGACGGATAATGTTCCTGAGGTGATGTGCACAGCACAGCCTGGGGCACAGTATTACTGGATGTTAAATTtccatgtaaaatgtttttgggtttttttttttttttttcaataaactgACGCTTAAAAACTTTTTTGAGGTACTCATGGAAAAGTCCAAGTTTAGCCAATGAGATCCACAGAGAAAAGATTAGAGATGATtatcttccctccctctctcctttctctctcaaaCACCAGTAACAGGACAGGGCACAGAGGTAGACTTTCAGTTCGAGCCCTCAGACACACAATGAAACAGTAGACATCCCCTTATGCATTTTTAACAGCTCAGCAGGTGATGGGAACAGTTTGGAAGGGACAGTTTGTCCACAGATAGAATGACCAAGTGATCAGGTGAGTCCACGCTGTTTATTGCTTTGCTTGTTTGCTAATGCTACAATAATTGTGAGATGTTATTTGTaagctcattttgtttttgcaaagtttTACCCTACCTGCCCCAGACGACAATGACACAgtaatatttcttctttcatttagCTAAATATACCATAGTTGAGAGATTGGTGTTTATTGTTGATGACAGGTTAATAAACACTTGGGCTGTAGTCTCATAAAATTATCTCTGTTTCAAACTATGTGCCCTGAAGCTGACGGATTCACTGAGGTCTCTGTAAGACCTTGACTTTCCGAGCCGTTCTCCATGCTGTAGTTACGAGAGCAGACTGTGATCCAGAGTAGATCGACTTGATCTATTCAACAAAAGGATTTACCTCAAGGGGAAGCTCATTCACAAATTAATCCTGTTCTTTCTTCCCCTTAGCTGTGAATGACCTTCCTCGTCATTTCCCTCGAAAGAAAGGATAATACTCATTCCAGCTTCATAAGCTGAAAAACTGGACTCTGTCCCTTGTCAGACAGCCTATGCACTACCACCACATCCTGCTCACCTTTGACCCTGAGGCAGTGCATCTTACCCTTTGAAGTGCAAACCACGTGGCTTGCATTCCTTTGGAAAACCTTTCTGTGTGTCTCAGAATCCATTTTCAGAAACACTTGTGAGGTTTACCAGTAGAATAGGATGCCTGGAGCCAGTGGGGTCAATGTGGAGGGGTCTTGTGAGGCCTTGTGCCGAACACTAGTGTCTCAGAACGGCCTCCAGAGAGAGACGGCCGACATCTCCCAGTCCGTCCTCTACACTTCACTGATGGGCCTGCTTCTGGTCGCAGACAATGAGGTGTGTGCAGAGCAACATAGCATAAACTTTCATTTGTGCTCAAACCTTTAAGTCTATTAGTCCTGGGAGATTTCTGTTGATGTGTGATTTGTGGCACACTAATgagacaaacataaacacagacaaaaaaaaaaaaatcacgtaAAGGAATTAAGGGAGTgtacacatcaacacacacgtGTTTAAGCACCTGTCAGCGCTCTAATAGGATGAATGCTCAAGGCTGACCTCTTTTTAGCCTCTCTTGTTATGCCAATGAGATAAGAAGGCTAAATCTGTCCTACCAGAGTTATTCAGGAACTGTCATGGTGGGATTAATGCAGAGCGACAGTAACATGCTGTACAGACACAGCCAGGGGTCAAATACTAGCACATACATGCACTGAGGCAcatgtgtttattgtttgtttgctttttgctgATGTGACAGGTCTGTGGTTGTGGCTGATAGTTTTCTGtgtcctttttatttcacagaaagACCAGCTCACCTTAGGAAGTGGAAGGGTTGGACTtagaaacacaggaaacacagtaaGTGTGCAACGAACCAGGTTAAATCCTTCGATTTAAATACTGTACCTCCACAACGGTgagaatacatttttacatcaaCACGCTCACTGTCCCCTTTACTTTGTCTCCAACGCAGTGTTTCCTTAATGCAATAGTGCAATGTTTGTCTCACACATGTGGCCTACGGGACTACTGCCTCCTCAGGTCCTACAGGCATGAGAAGTTCTCCAAAGAGGATGCTAAGCTCATGGAAGGTACGTTCCTCTCTCCCGATGTTCTCCTCTGTCCATGTCCCTCATTACACATCATGGTTTTTACATTAAACCTTATCTTCCTGTACCAGCCTTCTCCCAGGTGCTGTCGGGCCTTTGGGATGTGAAGGCCCGAGACCCAGTTGTAAATCCACGAcagttttacagtatttttaaagaaGCGGTGCCTTATTTCTGTGGTTACAGGTGagaataataatgtttttctttcatttttttcaaatgcaaatgatAATAAAGGCAAACtcataaactattaaaaaatgtaaatattgccAAACAGcatgctatatatatatatatatatatgtatatatacatatacatatactgcagtatatatatatatgtatatatacatatactgcAGTATACACTTCACGTCTGTACTTCTGCACAatttttttacaaacaaaaggggagctgtaaatattttcaataaaccagcagaaataataattattaatatttttgtatttgacTTGTATTGAAGTAGCTGGCTACTTAATTTACATTAAGACGAGTTTTCATGTCTCTGTCACTGTTTAACTCAGCCAACAGGATGCTCAGGAGTTTCTCAGGTTCCTATTGGATAAGCTGCACACACAGGTCAATCGCAGACCTTACAATCGACGAACAGGGAGGGAGCCTGAACCAAAAAATGCCAGATTTAGGTTTGTATGTCTAAGTGGAAGAGAATCTTTTTAGTGAAACCTCAATGTGACcaaatttttttcttgttctttcacACATCTTTTCCCTTAGACTTTCAGAAGAGGCAGCTGCCATGTGGAAGAAGCACTTGGATAGAGATGACAGCAGGATAGTAGGTGAGGAGACCAATCTGGTAACAGTAATCCATCAGCCTCATTTGCAATAACAATTCAGTGACCACTGATATTTCCTACCACTGACAACTGTTTGACCCTTGCAACAGACCTGTTCTCAGGCCAGCTGCGGAGCTCGCTGCATTGCTCTGTGTGCTCCCACTGCTCCAACACATTCGATGTGTTTTGTGATCTGTCTCTGCCCATCCCCAAGAGGAGCTCTGCAGGAGAGGTCACACTGAGGGAGTGCCTAGACCTCTTCTCTCAAGAGGAGAAACTGGACAAGGAGAATTCCCCAGTAAGTTAATGTAGAGACTGATTCTCtgaaaattgattttaaaaactgcaaagtGTCAGGGAAGCTGTCAGGTACAAacaatttgattaaaaaaaaaacacctgttcAAAGTGTTAACATGTTCAAAACCTAAACCTTATTTTGTACACGACACATGAGTCATGACTACTTGAAATGGTTGGTCTTTTTAAAGCCCTTACACactcagctgctgtgtttcaaCAGGACTGTGTGGGTCTGATTTAATCAGCAACACTGTCATCGCTTTTTGACTCAGATGTTCTCATTGTTCCATAGACCCACCTAAAATCATCCATTTCATCCTAACACCAATTGTTTCAAACTAGTAagaggagacaaagacaaaagcagcacaGCGAAAAGCCATCATGTTAAACCAAAGCAGTTCTAACTTTGGCAGAGAACTGCAGGTACATTTAGGACCCTCCCAAAGTTTTCAGGGCCCCGAAGAACTTTTTTCTGATTAAATCCAACGTATCTTCTTAAGGTAGAATGAGTTAATAGTACCCCAACAAATATTATCATAGTTCTATGAATAATTTAATCTGTAACTAGTGGTGCAACTTTGTCTTGGGCTTTGTGTATAGCTATAACAGAcccgtgtgtgtttgcaaatgtgtttttaatgctgtaGTGGATGTGCAtttgttcctgtgtgtttcagatgtgTGAGAGGTGTAATAGACGTACAGAGTCCATGAAGCAACTGTCCATCCAGCGGTTTCCCCAGGTTATTGTGATCCGTATCCTAGGCAATAGCTTTTACTTACTGTATTAACCTTATTAGCAAGTGATGTTGATGTGCAGGACATTATGATGGTGCTTAACTATCCCATTCAGATCTGAATCGTTTCACAACGTCACGGTGGTCTATCAGTAAAAGTACTGCATACGTGTCCTTCCCACTCACTAATCTGGACCTTGGACCCTATGGACCTGTCGACTGTGGTAACATGATCAACCATATCTCTCTGTTTAACTTTAAACATGTCTCATTTGCTCTTCCATCAATGCATTATAGCATTTTTCATGTATGCTTAAGTAAACTGCAACCGCTTTAGTTTATTCTGGAAAAAGGAATACAGTGAAGCAGTGAAATATTACACAGTGCAGGCAAGCTTTAAAAATATACCGGAGTAAAAAACATTTGCCAGGGTcctgacttaaaaaaaaaaaaggcatgcaTGGCTGAAAGCAATTACTTAACCACTGACATTCTGCAGGTAAAACTTTATACCACGATTTTTAACGGCTTGTGCATTTGACAGCTGAGCAAAACGAGAGACATGAGGAATCCATTAGTTTGTAATATgtcaaaaatatgacaaatgtgcATGATTTCTGTTATAAtattaatgaattaatcaaCCAGTTGAAAAGTAATGGCATATTTCCATCAAATCAATGGTTCATAGGTCATGTGCAATTTTTATTTACCATACTATTCCTTTAATTATGACAGATGTAAACTATTTCTTCAGGTTGATTATTTCataaatggaaaacatggaaaactGATACACCCTAGTTTTGTGTCCCCAAAGGCCCAGTGCTGTATGATTTATATGCAATATGTAACCATGCTGGGACAGTGAACATGGGCCACTACACAGCCTGCTGTTTAGATGAAAATGGTTGGTGCTTCTACAACGACTCTAGGTGAGACATGCCCTGTACACAGATGATTTTGTTTTAGTACTGAACGACTGCATATCATACACAGTTTTGTAACTGCACCTGTTCCTTACGAttactctctctgtctgttcatCTACAGCGTGACTCCAGTCTCAGAGAAACAGCTTCAGACCAATCAAGCCTATGTGCTGTTCTATCAGCGCAGCAACAGCACTGCCACCGTCAAGAAATAGACCTCAGACTGGTGGAGccaggcagccaatcagagcaacTTTACCTCCAGTGACCATAGAAACAAATAGAAGCAGCATTGCTGCAACTTGGGTATCTGTGAAATTCTTAATCTCAGAGAGGATGCTCTCAAATAAACTttgagaaagaggagagagaaactaTGCTCACTTGAAGGGGGGGGTGgtgatgctttttgagagaCTCAGTGAGAGAACTGAGATAGCTCAGGCAAACTGTAGCCTTAATAAGAGTCTTAAGAGTGCCCTAGGTCTCAGGCAGGAGTGAATGAGTTTTCACAGATAGGCTAATTGTAATTCATGCTTGCTAAGTTAAAATCAAATAAGCAAAAGAGATTTGCTGACTACTTCTAAGCTATTATTTTatggaaatatattttatttaaataaataggCTAAATATTTATGCTTAACACATGAACAATTAATCCTGAAACTTGAAAATTCTTGTCCACTGTCATCTGAAATAGGCCCCAGCATGCTTGCAGCAAATgggtatggatggatggatatattcacatatgtatgtatatatatatatattttttttttacagttaagGCTGCTGATGTAGCACAACATAAGAACATTTTGTACATATGGACAAATTACACAATTTAAtgtattatataaattattattgtattatattaaattatataagAGTATATTATAATTGAAACATTCAATAAAAGACCAATAAAAAAGCCTGACTTGAACTTTGAAATTAATTAAGAGCCATggatttttttggttttgtttttgttgttattgttatgatTAGAGAAGTACTCTAATCCTTTATGTAGCCTAGCATTACCAATACATTAAATGAAACTACTGCATAACAagtaaaaatgcatttgaaattCTACTTCAGTAAAAGTATAGAACTATTATCAGCTGAAACTACTTATTCAGTTATATATGCAGTGATACAAGTCCAGTGCTTCTACAGTCAGAAGTCAACACAAATCTGAGGGGCTGTAACATGACTGATCTCCCATCAGGCTTTtctctaatctttgtttttttgtgaaattagtTTGCACCTGAAACAGTTATTTAACttaaacaatatgagacaagaagaagaataatCTGTGATGGAAATTCTTATGTGGACTTGTTTTACTAACTCAAACTAgacagatttattttgtttaagaTCTCTAAAGAAACTAGAACCTAAagctgtgaaaaagaagaagacttCATCTCTTGACCAAACGTTTTTAGTTACATCCTGACACTATTTTATATAGTTAGTTAATATATGTCCAggacatataataataataatatgtaatattaGGTAATTATAACTGAATTACTGTCATACTTTAGTTACATGTTCCGTTTGCTTTATTTACGTCCTACCGACGTGTGACGTAATTGCGCGCATGCGCATGAGCAGTAGGCGGAGTTTTCCAGTCGGtcaggaagaggagaaaggcGGACACAGAAACACCAAGCGGTAATTTTATCTAGCGATAACTTTCACACATTAAGCTTGAAACTTTTTGTTTCAGTCACAGAGGGATCACAGTAGTTTGATTAATGTTGCAGTTATCATTTTCGTGAGAATacagtgactgacagctgtccaaACCATGGGAAACACCGTTAGCTTTCCTGCTAGCTGCTGTTAGCTGGTTTGACAGGCCCGGACTTCAGTGCTCAGTCCTCCATCAGGGACGGGGCAAAGCACCGAAACGTTATGTCTACACGCTGTAGAGGCAGTGTCACTGTTTACCACCCGGGACTTTTTGGTTTCAATTCTTGAAGTACATCGGGATATGTTGAACTAAGCGAATACACATCTAGAACAGCTTGATAGTGTTGTCAAGTTTGACTGTCTGAGCTGCTACTTCTGCTCATCATTTGatagaaaacagcaaataaccTTATTGTCTCTGCACCATATGCAACATAGAAagtttgttctgatttatgATGTTTGTGCATTGATATGCAGTTTAAAACCTCTAGTTTGGGCCTATGATGGACAGTAGTGATAATTCACTATAACTTTGTTTTGGGCTCTTTTTCTCCATAGATGGCTGCTATCAGGAAGAAGTTGGTAATAGTTGGTGATGGAGCGTGTGGGAAGACCTGTTTGCTCATTGTTTTCAGTAAGGACCAATTCCCAGAGGTGTACGTCCCCACTGTGTTTGAGAACTATGTGGCAGACATTGAAGTGGATGGGAAACAGGTATAAATCACTGGCTGGCATCTGGGGTGTGTGGGTCTAACAGGTCCTTAAAGAGATGGTTCAAGTATCTACTAAAAGGACTAACTCAAACTTTAAAGTTTTACTTATCACATTATCAaagttattatattattgtcaATGTTGGTGTGTAATGTTTTAtgaattcaaaatgaaaacatttcagactGCAACTAATGTTAATTTATCATTAGTGAGAAATCTGACAATCATACTGTCcgtaattgttttgtttataaaatCAGAAATGGTGAAAAATGTTTATCTAGAGTCTAAGAGGACATCTTCACATAAGGGCTCCAATTACCAATGGTTTTTTTATTACCAAttattctgtctgttttttttttttttttttttggttgatcATTTGATCTAAATGCTTAAAAATCTGTGATTTCATAAAGCCCACAGTGATGTCATCCTATGTCTGGCTTTGTCTAACCAAAAAGTCCAAAATCCAGGGAGAACTAATCACTTACTAGCAATACAAAACTCTAGTATACAGAGAATAAAACAGCAGATATTTGTTTGAAACCAgttaattttgttttggttttaaaaattACTTAATTAAAAATTCTGTATCAATTAGCCTGATCAAATAAACAtgtaattgtttcttttttacatgACTTTTTTAAACTATTCATAAAATTATATGAAtctaattttagttttagtaaaaATTAATCCAAAAACAATTTTCCATGCTTGTATAAATATTGTGTTAGCGATAAGAATTATGTAATATGGGTGGAAAAGTTGTGGAACTTAAATACCTCTTTATGTATGCAATCTGTCCACACATTTGTCCATTCATGTaactgttgcttttttttctcaggtAGAACTAGCACTTTGGGATACTGCAGGTCAGGAGGACTATGACAGGCTGAGGCCGCTTTCCTACCCTGATACTGATGTTATCCTCATGTGCTTCTCTGTAGACAGTCCGGACAGTTTAGGTACTATCATTGCAACACTCACGCCACCTTATGATTGTAAAACTGATATGTTGCTaatttctgtgctttttctttctACTCACGTTAGAGAATATTCCAGAAAAATGGACTCCTGAAGTGAAACACTTCTGTCCAAATGTTCCCATTATTCTGGTGGGAAATAAAAAAGATCTGCGCAACGATGATCACACCAGACGCGAGCTTGCCAAAATGAAACAggtctgctttttttgtttaaaacatgcTGATATGTACAGATTTGTCTGtataaatgtcaaaatgtaaaCTTTCTCTCTGACTTGCGTCCTCAGGAGCCAGTTAAATACGAAGATGGCAAAGAGATGGCAAACCGCATCAGTGCTTATGGTTACCAAGAGTGTTCTGCCAAAACCAAAGATGGTGTGAGGGAAGTCTTTGAGATGGCAACTAGAGCAGCACTGCAGGCCAAGAAACGTGGCAAGAGGTCCACCTGCCTTCTCTTATAGGCTCTGGGAGAAGATGAAGGAGCTGTCCTCCAGCACAGAAGGAGAGGGCAGCTTTGATTGAGATTTGACATCGGGAGAATATTGGGGAGGGCCAACAAAAGTTTTGCAGACGTTCAATTTCTGGTCACCCTATTATCCTCAGCGAATGGAAGCAGGtctgaaataattttatagGCTTCTACATCTTGATCCTTGATGTAAACATTAGATTATGTGCAGTTTTTCTCATGTTTATCAAAAAGCGTTCAGGTCTAGAAATCTGTAGGGGAGGTGGTGGGGCGTCATTTGAAATTGGGTAGATGTAAACGGGTTAAAATGTGCCATGATAGAAATCAAGAGAAATAAGGTCCATACCAGGCCAAAGACACTGGGAACAtaagacagatggacagacagaaaagacataaagaaaatatagatTGGAATTAAGACCATGTCGAAGTGGATTTTACACAGTATCGCCTACATGTAGTGCCTTGA
Coding sequences within it:
- the arhgef3l gene encoding rho guanine nucleotide exchange factor (GEF) 3, like, producing the protein MEVEETGEARTSWCAAPGETHTILYDHAGKKRKQDPAHESVTRIIENDEEEEEGEMMPEHIKDSEEPSNKRVKPVAKSNSLTGVITPVKTPALKRFGQSISRSISFRTDARPLPPAPLRSRPKAASFPRRRSSQCWSDTVESHDLTAKEIKRQEVIYELTQGERQLIEDLSLVKKVYYEPMLKLDIMTESELGQIFGTLDSLIPLHEDLLGRLERLRGSEKTVGEVGPTLMNWFPCLEAYVTYCCNQVGAKALLDQKKHEKRVEHFLRLCQESSFSRKLDLWNFLDLPRSRLVKYPLLLKEIQKCTPPDHPDEDTLPDALELIQSIVAEVNKKTGEAECQFYRRGLTYLEESQRLPEIQQSRFLYCHGELKNNKGQRLHVFLFELALVLTRPGEDRDGGHVFNVYRQPLPNALINLEEIPDGEAGGGGTFRGAFTGGNDKVKNCFRVSSRGRSKAQSYSLQANDSFSKQQWITSLRQAIVQSRDRTAHTSQSQLCPHPDPALYHIAELSLSSDAEMADHTSR
- the usp21 gene encoding ubiquitin carboxyl-terminal hydrolase 21 — its product is MPGASGVNVEGSCEALCRTLVSQNGLQRETADISQSVLYTSLMGLLLVADNEKDQLTLGSGRVGLRNTGNTCFLNAIVQCLSHTCGLRDYCLLRSYRHEKFSKEDAKLMEAFSQVLSGLWDVKARDPVVNPRQFYSIFKEAVPYFCGYSQQDAQEFLRFLLDKLHTQVNRRPYNRRTGREPEPKNARFRLSEEAAAMWKKHLDRDDSRIVDLFSGQLRSSLHCSVCSHCSNTFDVFCDLSLPIPKRSSAGEVTLRECLDLFSQEEKLDKENSPMCERCNRRTESMKQLSIQRFPQVIVIHLNRFTTSRWSISKSTAYVSFPLTNLDLGPYGPVDCGPVLYDLYAICNHAGTVNMGHYTACCLDENGWCFYNDSSVTPVSEKQLQTNQAYVLFYQRSNSTATVKK
- the LOC113145551 gene encoding rho-related GTP-binding protein RhoA-C-like, with amino-acid sequence MAAIRKKLVIVGDGACGKTCLLIVFSKDQFPEVYVPTVFENYVADIEVDGKQVELALWDTAGQEDYDRLRPLSYPDTDVILMCFSVDSPDSLENIPEKWTPEVKHFCPNVPIILVGNKKDLRNDDHTRRELAKMKQEPVKYEDGKEMANRISAYGYQECSAKTKDGVREVFEMATRAALQAKKRGKRSTCLLL